The sequence below is a genomic window from Thermomicrobiales bacterium.
GCTGGCCGCTGAGATGCCAACGCTGGAGAACGGCGGTGTCTCTGAAGACGGCCTGACCGTGACCTGGAAGCTGCGTGACGGTGTGACCTGGCACGACGGCGAGCCGTTTTCTGCGGACGATGTCGTCTTCACCTGGGAATATGCGTCGAACGAGGCGACAGCCGCCGTCACCATCGGGAACTTCGCGGTTGTCGAGAAGGTCGAAGCCGTCGACGACACGACGGTCCAAATCACGTTTACGCAGCAGAACCCGGCCTGGTTCGACGTGTTCACCGGCCCGAACGGCATGATCCTGCCGCGGCACATCTTTGGCGAGTATGTAGGCGAGAAGTCTCGCGACGCGGCAGCAAACCTCGCGCCGGTTGGGACCGGCCCGTTCAAAATCAGCGAGTTCCGCCCCGGTGACGTGGTGCTGTGTGACCGGCACGAGGGCTACTGGGACGCCGGCAAGCCGTTCTTCGACAGCGTCGAGATGAAGGGTGGCGGCGACGCGCAGGGCGCGGCTCGCGCCGTACTGCAATCCGGCGAGGCTGACTGGTCGTGGAACATCCAGGCCGAGCCGCAGATCCTCAGCCAGATGGCCGAGGGCGGCGTCGGCAAGATCGTCTCCGGACCGGGGGCCAGCGCTGAGCGCATCATGATCAACTTCGCTGATCCCAACACCGAAGTTGACGGCGCACGATCCGAACCCAGCACCGAGCATCCGATCTTCAAGAACAAAGATGCGCGCAACGCCATCGCGCTGGCGGTCGAGCGCGATGTCATCGCCCGCGAGCTGTACGGCGAGGGTACGAGCGCCGAGCTGGGCAAGGCGACGTCGAACAACCTCAATGCCCCGGGCCGCCTCGTCTCGCCGAACACGACCTGGGAGTACAACCTCGACAAGGCGCGCGAGCTGCTGGCCAACGTGCCGGAAGCCGCAGGCTACAAGCTCGTGTACCAGACGTCGATCAACTCTGTCCGTCAGAAAACACAGGAGATCGTCAAGCAGTCGCTGGAGCAGATCGGGTTCGTCGTCGAGCTGAAGAGCGTTGACTCAGCGGTCTTCTTCGCGTCCGATGCCGGTAACCCGGACACATATCCGCATTTCTACACGGATATCGAGATGTACACGAACGGGCCGTCCAGCCCGTATCCGGTCTCGTGGTGCGAGCGGTTCCGC
It includes:
- a CDS encoding peptide ABC transporter substrate-binding protein, which translates into the protein MSDVFNEFTRLRTDVRARRLNRRQVLKRGAALGLSAPLLAGLLAACGGDEDEEPTTAPAEATTAPSGDATKAPEESATEEPKASPTGAEGEATKEPVAEATEPPAAEAGGGGQLRLMWWQAPTIMNPHLSTGTKDFDASRLVYEPLADFDADGNGIPSLAAEMPTLENGGVSEDGLTVTWKLRDGVTWHDGEPFSADDVVFTWEYASNEATAAVTIGNFAVVEKVEAVDDTTVQITFTQQNPAWFDVFTGPNGMILPRHIFGEYVGEKSRDAAANLAPVGTGPFKISEFRPGDVVLCDRHEGYWDAGKPFFDSVEMKGGGDAQGAARAVLQSGEADWSWNIQAEPQILSQMAEGGVGKIVSGPGASAERIMINFADPNTEVDGARSEPSTEHPIFKNKDARNAIALAVERDVIARELYGEGTSAELGKATSNNLNAPGRLVSPNTTWEYNLDKARELLANVPEAAGYKLVYQTSINSVRQKTQEIVKQSLEQIGFVVELKSVDSAVFFASDAGNPDTYPHFYTDIEMYTNGPSSPYPVSWCERFRTDEIASKANSWAGTNITRYNNPEFDKLHDQARVEMDPDKQVDLFVAMNDMSVNDFVEVPIIHRASVACAANTLDGYVGTTWASDVYDIKNWNRQS